A single genomic interval of Armigeres subalbatus isolate Guangzhou_Male chromosome 1, GZ_Asu_2, whole genome shotgun sequence harbors:
- the LOC134226713 gene encoding mucin-12 isoform X4 — MLQLAEFAVSSFWIYCTLSVVLMVTLVTTLASCLCCRKQEIKASNAPHRSLPDIPVVEPVGDNNSELYATVGDKVQDLPQGRSPTSSLKKQASVSQHSSISQADDISSPYARVRSPPHAYDKLRRTEHPYAQVVQPGTSGSTAQVAVTVDDELLSPISRRGLSSGAAGNAGGECNQSLLDEREASTIDIPAASAIAGRVSASQDLPYMTPPIVQQPQQHFSGDSQDSSKGYTSISVREPLANLLPQSQNQTTAQRRQILGDSHYATVSDDSDEMYAAIDDPNNQGDLYTSGSETYAQIQPPNMVTVSVEINTGASSRPSAGMPQEDSLDALQPLPMNSSTNAISTNIHNRLSANSGTLDEASCQPQPPSTDTLRTHQPHPSYAHSRQASSSSCTSSVGNLGSPKPEKRQANSPLPPTPKNLKHQSTNSFFSNSNLTSISSNTSTQTGQSGRNSAASVIEYKSSRENVSGPKDDVTQQHQQPNGSAIKPKKSPSKDLEGMYAKVMKKNKLSKAPSQNSSPVPTRKDVGTALLADAEQFLSDPELIQLNGAGGSVHGSPSKKPLSSGGNDYETIDKKQIRHNKQQHDPGYETIPGDNINGKAELRKSADYAQIHKRSTNLAVAQGIQSVSRNSLEIFHGLDKSTDGEPGYESLPSSNDPGYETLNRKGGESDSDPNYEILRPARNNDGYSSIRDPRSAKNRLNFGKDDDADSTPGYSSIKERVDYDPGYSVITEKKKSVVVHDYASITEETKRKKQNLNNNNLDPGEDSDIYSSITNAPLAINSSSIVSSSSNNYSTIPEPSNLTSSPGYSSISETRTTPSTDSTSSPDNLIGYTKQHNTVTNNSNSRLSSNYESLTGSESDPNYESVKYLNVKENPYERLHNEPSSGQTPSTAGPSSNDSLSKSASTDSATPGATEDTGSVTPSAGPAISAAKTPSVCELEATGVSDYFQV, encoded by the exons GGCTTCCAATGCACCACATCGTAGTTTACCGGATATTCCGGTAGTAGAGCCGGTTGGCGATAACAACTCCGAACTGTACGCAACGGTTGGTGATAAAGTTCAGGATCTACCCCAAGGTAGAAGTC cTACATCTAGTTTGAAAAAGCAGGCCAGTGTTTCGCAACACAGTTCTATTAGCCAGGCAGATGATATAAGTTCACCATATGCGAGAGTCCGATCGCCACCACATGCTTACGATAAGCTTCGTAGGACCGAGCACCCGTACGCCCAAGTCGTCCAGCCAGGGACCAGTGGTTCAACGGCGCAAGTTGCTGTTACCGTAGATGACGAACTGTTGAGTCCTATCTCGCGACGAGGTCTATCTAGCGGTGCCGCAGGAAATGCCGGAGGAGAATGCAATCAAAGCTTGCTGGACGAGCGAGAGGCTTCTACTATA GACATTCCCGCAGCCTCAGCTATTGCTGGGCGGGTCTCTGCAAGTCAAGACCTACCTTACATGACTCCTCCTATTGTACAACAGCCACAGCAACACTTTAGCGGTGATTCTCAGGATTCTTCAA aaggttaCACCAGTATTAGCGTCCGAGAACCGTTAGCGAATCTCTTACCTCAATCTCAGAATCAAACCACCGCACAAAGGCGCCAGATATTGGGCGACTCCCACTATGCCACTGTCTCAGACGATTCTG acGAGATGTACGCTGCTATCGACGATCCCAATAACCAGGGCGACCTTTATACCAGTGGCTCGGAGACCTACGCTCAAATCCAGCCTCCCAATATGGTGACCGTTTCAGTTGAGATCAACACCGGGGCATCCAGTCGGCCATCAGCTGGAATGCCGCAAGAAGATTCATTAGACGCACTGCAGCCATTGCCGATGAACTCCTCAACAAATGCAATATCAACAAACATTCACAATCGTCTGAGTGCCAACAGCGGAACGTTAGATGAGGCGTCGTGTCAGCCTCAACCACCATCGACGGATACCCTCAGAACTCATCAGCCGCATCCTTCATACGCGCACTCGCGTCAAGCCAGTAGTTCTAGCTGTACGAGCTCTGTGGGAAATCTTGGGTCTCCAAAACCGGAGAAACGACAGGCGAACTCCCCTCTCCCGCCGACACCAAAGAACCTGAAGCATCAATCCACTAACAGTTTCTTTAGCAACTCGAACCTCACCTCGATCAGTTCGAACACTTCTACGCAAACTGGTCAGTCCGGGCGGAATTCGGCTGCGTCTGTTATCGAGTACAAGAGCTCCCGGGAGAATGTGTCCGGGCCCAAGGATGACGTGACGCAACAACACCAACAACCAAACGGTTCTGCAATCAAACCGAAGAAGAGTCCTTCAAAGGATCTGGAGGGAATGTACGCCAAG GTCATGAAAAAGAACAAACTTTCAAAAGCACCCTCTCAAAATTCGAGTCCAGTACCAACGCGAAAAGACGTTGGAACTGCTCTACTGGCGGACGCAGAGCAATTCTTGTCGGATCCCGAGCTAATCCAACTGAACGGCGCTGGTGGGTCTGTACATGGATCACCAAGTAAAAAACCCCTCAGCTCTGGTGGCAACGACTACGAAACCATCGATAAAAAGCAAATCCGTCATAATAAGCAACAACACGATCCGGGCTACGAAACTATCCCAGGTGACAACATCAATGGTAAGGCAGAGCTTAGGAAATCCGCCGACTATGCACAAATTCATAAACGCAGCACTAATTTAGCGGTGGCGCAGGGCATTCAAAGTGTATCAAGAAATTCACTGGAAATCTTCCATGGACTTGACAAATCTACTGACGGTGAACCTGGCTACGAAAGTCTTCCTAGTAGCAATGATCCAGGTTATGAAACGCTCAACAGAAAAGGCGGCGAGTCGGACTCTGACCCAAATTACGAAATTCTAAGACCGGCGAGGAACAATGATGGGTACAGTAGCATCAGAGATCCGCGATCTGCCAAAAACCGATTAAATTTCGGAAAGGATGACGATGCGGACAGTACACCGGGTTACAGCAGTATAAAAGAAAGGGTCGATTATGATCCGGGTTACAGTGTGATAACAGAAAAGAAGAAATCCGTAGTTGTCCATGATTACGCGAGTATCACAGAAGAAACGAAGCGAAAAAAGCAAAACCTAAACAACAACAATTTGGATCCAGGTGAAGACTCGGATATTTACTCAAGCATCACCAACGCTCCGCTCGCTATAAATTCGTCTTCGATAGTTTCAAGTTCCAGCAACAACTATTCAACGATTCCTGAACCATCCAACCTGACATCGTCGCCCGGTTATTCAAGCATCTCGGAAACACGTACCACTCCTTCCACCGATAGCACTAGCTCGCCGGATAATCTCATAGGGTACACCAAGCAGCACAATACGGTCACCAACAACAGCAACAGTCGACTTTCTTCCAACTACGAATCTCTGACCGGGAGCGAATCGGATCCGAACTACGAATCCGTCAAGTATCTCAACGTGAAAGAAAACCCCTACGAACGGCTGCACAACGAACCGTCCTCGGGCCAAACGCCATCGACGGCTGGGCCTTCATCGAATGATTCACTGTCAAAATCGGCTTCGACGGATTCGGCGACACCGGGTGCCACCGAAGATACCGGCTCGGTGACTCCCTCGGCCGGGCCGGCCATCAGTGCAGCGAAAACGCCGTCGGTGTGCGAGCTGGAAGCCACCGGCGTCAGTGACTACTTCCAAGTCTGA
- the LOC134226713 gene encoding mucin-12 isoform X2, translated as MLQLAEFAVSSFWIYCTLSVVLMVTLVTTLASCLCCRKQEIKNDLLGLEGMVKLTNPEDTLTSQGSTAGGDTGGAGTGSGTDQPDRSEPETINKRASNAPHRSLPDIPVVEPVGDNNSELYATVGDKVQDLPQGRSPTSSLKKQASVSQHSSISQADDISSPYARVRSPPHAYDKLRRTEHPYAQVVQPGTSGSTAQVAVTVDDELLSPISRRGLSSGAAGNAGGECNQSLLDEREASTIDIPAASAIAGRVSASQDLPYMTPPIVQQPQQHFSGDSQDSSSYTSISVREPLANLLPQSQNQTTAQRRQILGDSHYATVSDDSDEMYAAIDDPNNQGDLYTSGSETYAQIQPPNMVTVSVEINTGASSRPSAGMPQEDSLDALQPLPMNSSTNAISTNIHNRLSANSGTLDEASCQPQPPSTDTLRTHQPHPSYAHSRQASSSSCTSSVGNLGSPKPEKRQANSPLPPTPKNLKHQSTNSFFSNSNLTSISSNTSTQTGQSGRNSAASVIEYKSSRENVSGPKDDVTQQHQQPNGSAIKPKKSPSKDLEGMYAKVMKKNKLSKAPSQNSSPVPTRKDVGTALLADAEQFLSDPELIQLNGAGGSVHGSPSKKPLSSGGNDYETIDKKQIRHNKQQHDPGYETIPGDNINGKAELRKSADYAQIHKRSTNLAVAQGIQSVSRNSLEIFHGLDKSTDGEPGYESLPSSNDPGYETLNRKGGESDSDPNYEILRPARNNDGYSSIRDPRSAKNRLNFGKDDDADSTPGYSSIKERVDYDPGYSVITEKKKSVVVHDYASITEETKRKKQNLNNNNLDPGEDSDIYSSITNAPLAINSSSIVSSSSNNYSTIPEPSNLTSSPGYSSISETRTTPSTDSTSSPDNLIGYTKQHNTVTNNSNSRLSSNYESLTGSESDPNYESVKYLNVKENPYERLHNEPSSGQTPSTAGPSSNDSLSKSASTDSATPGATEDTGSVTPSAGPAISAAKTPSVCELEATGVSDYFQV; from the exons AAATGATCTGCTCGGCTTGGAAGGAATGGTGAAGCTAACCAACCCGGAGGACACCCTCACCAGCCAGGGATCGACGGCAGGCGGCGACACTGGTGGCGCTGGAACCGGTTCTGGTACCGACCAGCCGGATCGCAGCGAACCGGAAACTATTAATAAAAG GGCTTCCAATGCACCACATCGTAGTTTACCGGATATTCCGGTAGTAGAGCCGGTTGGCGATAACAACTCCGAACTGTACGCAACGGTTGGTGATAAAGTTCAGGATCTACCCCAAGGTAGAAGTC cTACATCTAGTTTGAAAAAGCAGGCCAGTGTTTCGCAACACAGTTCTATTAGCCAGGCAGATGATATAAGTTCACCATATGCGAGAGTCCGATCGCCACCACATGCTTACGATAAGCTTCGTAGGACCGAGCACCCGTACGCCCAAGTCGTCCAGCCAGGGACCAGTGGTTCAACGGCGCAAGTTGCTGTTACCGTAGATGACGAACTGTTGAGTCCTATCTCGCGACGAGGTCTATCTAGCGGTGCCGCAGGAAATGCCGGAGGAGAATGCAATCAAAGCTTGCTGGACGAGCGAGAGGCTTCTACTATA GACATTCCCGCAGCCTCAGCTATTGCTGGGCGGGTCTCTGCAAGTCAAGACCTACCTTACATGACTCCTCCTATTGTACAACAGCCACAGCAACACTTTAGCGGTGATTCTCAGGATTCTTCAA gttaCACCAGTATTAGCGTCCGAGAACCGTTAGCGAATCTCTTACCTCAATCTCAGAATCAAACCACCGCACAAAGGCGCCAGATATTGGGCGACTCCCACTATGCCACTGTCTCAGACGATTCTG acGAGATGTACGCTGCTATCGACGATCCCAATAACCAGGGCGACCTTTATACCAGTGGCTCGGAGACCTACGCTCAAATCCAGCCTCCCAATATGGTGACCGTTTCAGTTGAGATCAACACCGGGGCATCCAGTCGGCCATCAGCTGGAATGCCGCAAGAAGATTCATTAGACGCACTGCAGCCATTGCCGATGAACTCCTCAACAAATGCAATATCAACAAACATTCACAATCGTCTGAGTGCCAACAGCGGAACGTTAGATGAGGCGTCGTGTCAGCCTCAACCACCATCGACGGATACCCTCAGAACTCATCAGCCGCATCCTTCATACGCGCACTCGCGTCAAGCCAGTAGTTCTAGCTGTACGAGCTCTGTGGGAAATCTTGGGTCTCCAAAACCGGAGAAACGACAGGCGAACTCCCCTCTCCCGCCGACACCAAAGAACCTGAAGCATCAATCCACTAACAGTTTCTTTAGCAACTCGAACCTCACCTCGATCAGTTCGAACACTTCTACGCAAACTGGTCAGTCCGGGCGGAATTCGGCTGCGTCTGTTATCGAGTACAAGAGCTCCCGGGAGAATGTGTCCGGGCCCAAGGATGACGTGACGCAACAACACCAACAACCAAACGGTTCTGCAATCAAACCGAAGAAGAGTCCTTCAAAGGATCTGGAGGGAATGTACGCCAAG GTCATGAAAAAGAACAAACTTTCAAAAGCACCCTCTCAAAATTCGAGTCCAGTACCAACGCGAAAAGACGTTGGAACTGCTCTACTGGCGGACGCAGAGCAATTCTTGTCGGATCCCGAGCTAATCCAACTGAACGGCGCTGGTGGGTCTGTACATGGATCACCAAGTAAAAAACCCCTCAGCTCTGGTGGCAACGACTACGAAACCATCGATAAAAAGCAAATCCGTCATAATAAGCAACAACACGATCCGGGCTACGAAACTATCCCAGGTGACAACATCAATGGTAAGGCAGAGCTTAGGAAATCCGCCGACTATGCACAAATTCATAAACGCAGCACTAATTTAGCGGTGGCGCAGGGCATTCAAAGTGTATCAAGAAATTCACTGGAAATCTTCCATGGACTTGACAAATCTACTGACGGTGAACCTGGCTACGAAAGTCTTCCTAGTAGCAATGATCCAGGTTATGAAACGCTCAACAGAAAAGGCGGCGAGTCGGACTCTGACCCAAATTACGAAATTCTAAGACCGGCGAGGAACAATGATGGGTACAGTAGCATCAGAGATCCGCGATCTGCCAAAAACCGATTAAATTTCGGAAAGGATGACGATGCGGACAGTACACCGGGTTACAGCAGTATAAAAGAAAGGGTCGATTATGATCCGGGTTACAGTGTGATAACAGAAAAGAAGAAATCCGTAGTTGTCCATGATTACGCGAGTATCACAGAAGAAACGAAGCGAAAAAAGCAAAACCTAAACAACAACAATTTGGATCCAGGTGAAGACTCGGATATTTACTCAAGCATCACCAACGCTCCGCTCGCTATAAATTCGTCTTCGATAGTTTCAAGTTCCAGCAACAACTATTCAACGATTCCTGAACCATCCAACCTGACATCGTCGCCCGGTTATTCAAGCATCTCGGAAACACGTACCACTCCTTCCACCGATAGCACTAGCTCGCCGGATAATCTCATAGGGTACACCAAGCAGCACAATACGGTCACCAACAACAGCAACAGTCGACTTTCTTCCAACTACGAATCTCTGACCGGGAGCGAATCGGATCCGAACTACGAATCCGTCAAGTATCTCAACGTGAAAGAAAACCCCTACGAACGGCTGCACAACGAACCGTCCTCGGGCCAAACGCCATCGACGGCTGGGCCTTCATCGAATGATTCACTGTCAAAATCGGCTTCGACGGATTCGGCGACACCGGGTGCCACCGAAGATACCGGCTCGGTGACTCCCTCGGCCGGGCCGGCCATCAGTGCAGCGAAAACGCCGTCGGTGTGCGAGCTGGAAGCCACCGGCGTCAGTGACTACTTCCAAGTCTGA